Part of the Monomorium pharaonis isolate MP-MQ-018 unplaced genomic scaffold, ASM1337386v2 scaffold_76, whole genome shotgun sequence genome, CGTCAGACCGAATCGTCCATGGTAACACgaattattgattaaacaaTGCGAATGCAACTGGTTATCAATGtaagagaaatttaaataaaagtgattCGAGTGATTGATAAACCGCTGAGAAACACTAAGAAAATGAGAATAATCACACAACCTGTAATAAAGAGGAGTAATGAAGGCGGATCATTAGAATAGGAAGttgcttaataaatatataactttgtgtgttgcttattattatttaatatacgtaTTTACATTCTAATGGAACGGTTTACAAGAATTAAAGACGTTCATATATCGTTACAAATATGAACAAACGCTGACAATGCATTTCTCCATTTCGGTCGTCGCGTTTCTACtggcgtttttttttacacaaaaatatgatatatttgtataattgctCAACgtcgatatataatatatataatagtaattaataatattttacatattctcGGCGCTACGTTGTATAATGACAATCTATTTGCAACAAtctataattctttataatataagtgacTAGTATTAAGTGACTagtattaagttaaaatacaCTAGAGTTTCATTTCGATGAGATGCATCTTACGCAGGTCATCTTTCTGTTTGGGGTACAAACAAAGATGAACCATGGACGTAGCAAATAATTACTTTCAATTCGTTTCACTTCGACATAAAGTTTTGCTCGTTTGGCACAACACATCTCACGTTGGCAATGAATGATGCGTATGTTGACCATTTCAGTCTACTGTTTTCTCCTTACATTTCTTATCTTTTGCacgtttcaattatatttgttacgtCCATGAGATGGTCCCTCGCGACagacattttttcattttaactcTTGACATAGACACGAGTACGATGACAATTGCTTACGTTGAATGAAGTCGTTCGGCACTCGCACGATGGAACAATTAAcaagatttagaaatttacGCTTTACTCAAAATcacattgtttaaacaatcgCAATCATGATTCGACGATAAACCTATAATAACTACTAGAGCTGCATTGCTTTATTTACATAACGCTGCAGGCGGAATTTTTTAGtttcacaaaaaataagaaaatttctactattttatttcgatcataaataaataaaaaaaacgaaataaaatcacatttaatGCTGTAAGAAAACAGAAATAATCGgcacaattttttcaaacagCTAAAGTtataacaagttatttttacGTTGACTGCATTctcattatgtatttttttttacaacaactTAAACGGCGCAACAGTGTATCGTGTAACTTCGACACTGAAATGGcgtagttttcttttttacatgtaaCAAACACGATTATAAATAGACACGCGTGATGTACATGCGTATGCgacatttacatatttgcTCGTCTACGTATGACAACATTTATAGGAGAGGAAGAAAATTCCTCGATTACTTTAACGTGATAAAGCTATGTGACTAGAAAAATTGGCATTTGGtccaaaaaaaatatacgaaattCACGTGAAATTTGTACTTTAAGACAGCACCCTATCTTAAGCTTTGTCCCATTTTTAGGCGACTGATGGAAACGTTAATCGATTAATATATATCGTCATCACAAACAGTTACGTACAAACGACGTCAACttagatacaatttcgttTACAACAACAGCTTCTATAATACACGACTGTATTCTATTAAGTTTAAGTATCTGTAGAATATTCTGTGGCGGCTTTATCACGACAAAACTTGGTCCCAcagatttatttgtttattttgagATCTTGTCTCCGTTATAGAAAAATGATtgatataaagtttaataatgaatttttagcctttaaaaataaacttttaaacaatttcagctgtgtgtatatgtgtatattttgtaatctacataatttgtaaaaaccAAAATGACTATATGCAGAAAGTTGTATCGGTGATTAAGATACGGAAAAATATCGTCAGTGTCatttcttattagaaaatatcgtTAATATCACTTCTTATTTGATCGTGCTcctacattctttttttactcttatttttatcaaagatATGAAATTGCagcaatacaaaataaatccaTGGAGAGTCGTTATTCTCACAAACACATAGATATAGTTATCGAAGACACCGAATGACGTTCATTTTCTATCTCACAACTGAAAGTGTTTATTGaccatttttcaatttttagcattaaaatgccatcatattaaaaaaaaagaaagaaaaaactgcAGTAAGATGCGATTGCAAGAATCGCGTTCAAATGCAAAGTCGAGATTCAATAgaatctataaattttcaaaataacattaaaacagCATCAAAACTGCAAAAATAACGAGTCGTCCTTTGTATCCCAAAATAGTTAATTTACTGATAGACGCGTCTAAGCCatcttcattattaaaattgctgAGCAACTTGTTCATTCTTATTCTTTGTATCACGCATCTTCAAAACTCTTATGACAAACGGACGGCAAGATTCTTGGACCGTATACAAACGTCATACGGAGAAGAATTGTACTATTGTactattatacaataaaataggTTGTTGAATTTAAAAACAGTTACTGAATAAAGTTACCGACGACATCGGTGGGTTTTGATTGCTGATTGCACTGACCGATTATTCGTCGTCGATGGTAGGGTGGACTTGTAGTACGTCCTTTAGGATCCTTTGGTCATAATGCTGCTCGACGAGTACTACTTGTAGTGTGAGACGAAGAGGAGGAAGGAAAGGCAGATCCGTGCAACGATGGCTGTTGCACGGTACTCGATTCTCAAACCTTACTTTCTTTTACCCATCAGTGGTACGTTTGAAGGAATTGCAAATTTTGCTCAGATGGAGAGCAGCGATATGCCCGTAGCTTCTGCTGTACCACTCAGGTGTGCGACccctgaaaataatttttatcttgtaaaTTTTAGTCTACTCCCAAgtctattttatcttaatttttattttaaataaatataataaaataaatattatttaattttaagtaaataaaaataaataattcgctTTAAATaagcttttagaaaatattttcaagaaaatgttaatcaaatcaaagtaaataaaatacattattcaaGAGAAACGATTGACATTACTTACCTCATATCGACTCTGGTTAAATGCATAATGCGGGATTTGCCGCTGTCACATGGTTCGATGTGATAACGCGAGGCCAAAACGATGCCGCGAGTTCCCCCGAGCATGACAGGAGCGTCAGGATGATGCACGGATGTTTCATCAATGACGCAAGCACCTTTGGCAAGATTAAGCCaagatctacaaaaattaattgtattagttGTAGACTGTGAATATctctaacaattaaaatttacgtaaaataaaacatttggtatttataaaaataatacaacaatgtttataaataatataaatatgtttatgcataataaataaataaaaaggattTGATTACAATACACACAaacgatacaaattttattaactcacCTTACTACACAATAATCTCGAGCGGGCAAAGGACTCATGTTCCCGGTGGAGTATTGAACGACCTCCGCATTGGTGTCCAACTTGGTCACCAGTCTGTACGTTAACAGTTGCGGGTCCCAGGTGTACCTTTCTCTTAGAACACGATGCAACACTTCGTTTGGCGGAGCTTCGACTTCAGTCGACACTCGCCAGAGACGAAGCGGGTGCCCGTCGCCGACCTTTTTATACGCCATTTCCACGCTGTTATCGGCAGGACTGTCTACCGTGACCCAATCGCAACTTCTGCTAGAACGAATTGCGAAGTTTCCATTTAAACACAAGTAAGTTctctgttaatttatttaattgtttatagttTATAGGTTTGACATACATATTCTTTCCTTccctttatttatatttgtctattaaaaaaaatgtatcctTGACTCTATagtttttatcacatttatcttattttatcatttctttcgcaaataaattatactataaGGATGACATGCACTCACTTTTCTCCCACTTCCTTCAGCAACTCTATGGTGCAGGCGTATAGGTAACCCTTCCAATCCTGTTTCATTTCCGGGCCGAGTTCGTCTATCGCGACCGAAATTTCTTCCACATACTTAATGCGGAAGTGACACAGCGACAGCATGTCCGACGAGACCTGAAAGAATCGGAAGAGGCAGTGAGCTGTGTTCTCTTTCCTCGTTTGTGTTTGGGATCGACGAATGACAACGCTTCGGCACTCACCATAAATAATTCACGATGCATCTTGATCAGAAACAAAAGACAGTCGTGAGCTGCTTTGTTTTCCGACAGTTCCCGCTGATCGGGAATGCCCATGGTCTTTCGCCTACGTGGCGACACGCTGTTCGTCACATCCGTGCTGTGTTTAAAATGAAACAGGTTCGGAGCCAGACACACAGCCAGATTCGAGGCTGTCATCTGATTGGAGGGCGAGTTGCTGGCAACGTGATTGAGAAAGTCAAGCAGGATCTCCAATGCTTCACGATTCTCGTCCGGAAGCAGCAATAAGACGCACTGCACGGCATCAGGTCGTAACTCCACCGGGACATCTGTGAGAAAAACCGATTTATCGTAAAATCATACACTTTATTTTCCGCGTTGcttagaaattagaaaaaaagctagcagaaattgtaaaaacttaCGTTGGAAAATGGCGATAAATATCTCTGAGAGCTTGTTTGTTAACAAAGCCTCCGGCAGCTCCCTGAAATATTGTTTCAGAAGATCGGCGACGTCGAATGCCTGCTGCCCgtcaaaattaacattatccCCCTCGGTCTCCATCATGACTTTCAAATTTTGTGTCCTAGATTTGACGCCGCTCTTTCTAAAAATGCCCACTTGATCTATAGCGTTAGCTCTCAGCCATCTTAGGGCGATCTGAATGCAGCTTGGTAAT contains:
- the LOC118648825 gene encoding stAR-related lipid transfer protein 13-like isoform X1, which produces MKLDAYHTHYSTSHSKSSGGGDELCPRAMASVSCGQLLVLRKLALMKLTACMERHCPTHRTGWNWQLPKFRRKIKSPDYNDKAVFGVPLLLSLQRTGQALPSCIQIALRWLRANAIDQVGIFRKSGVKSRTQNLKVMMETEGDNVNFDGQQAFDVADLLKQYFRELPEALLTNKLSEIFIAIFQHVPVELRPDAVQCVLLLLPDENREALEILLDFLNHVASNSPSNQMTASNLAVCLAPNLFHFKHSTDVTNSVSPRRRKTMGIPDQRELSENKAAHDCLLFLIKMHRELFMVSSDMLSLCHFRIKYVEEISVAIDELGPEMKQDWKGYLYACTIELLKEVGENRSCDWVTVDSPADNSVEMAYKKVGDGHPLRLWRVSTEVEAPPNEVLHRVLRERYTWDPQLLTYRLVTKLDTNAEVVQYSTGNMSPLPARDYCVVRSWLNLAKGACVIDETSVHHPDAPVMLGGTRGIVLASRYHIEPCDSGKSRIMHLTRVDMRGRTPEWYSRSYGHIAALHLSKICNSFKRTTDG
- the LOC118648825 gene encoding stAR-related lipid transfer protein 13-like isoform X2 — protein: MKLDAYHTHYSTSHSKSSGGGDELCPRAMASVSCGQLLVLRKLALMKLTACMERHCPTHRTGWNWQLPKFRRKIKSPDYNDKAVFGVPLLLSLQRTGQALPSCIQIALRWLRANAIDQVGIFRKSGVKSRTQNLKVMMETEGDNVNFDGQQAFDVADLLKQYFRELPEALLTNKLSEIFIAIFQHVPVELRPDAVQCVLLLLPDENREALEILLDFLNHVASNSPSNQMTASNLAVCLAPNLFHFKHSTDVTNSVSPRRRKTMGIPDQRELSENKAAHDCLLFLIKMHRELFMVSSDMLSLCHFRIKYVEEISVAIDELGPEMKQDWKGYLYACTIELLKEVGEKSCDWVTVDSPADNSVEMAYKKVGDGHPLRLWRVSTEVEAPPNEVLHRVLRERYTWDPQLLTYRLVTKLDTNAEVVQYSTGNMSPLPARDYCVVRSWLNLAKGACVIDETSVHHPDAPVMLGGTRGIVLASRYHIEPCDSGKSRIMHLTRVDMRGRTPEWYSRSYGHIAALHLSKICNSFKRTTDG